From the genome of Nicotiana tabacum cultivar K326 chromosome 2, ASM71507v2, whole genome shotgun sequence:
CTTTATGCTCCAGCGTGGAACCAAGCACGTGTCATTCCTGAACACTCTTAACCAATAGCTCTATCAGTTTGTAAGTTCAAAACTCTTAGTTTGGCTGAGACATCCATTTGAAGTACAACCCACTCATTTCACCTAGGCAGATGAAATCAGTTTGTGTTTCTCATTTCACCTAGGCAGATGAAGTTTCCCTACCTTATGTTATATCATCTACATACTATGAACAAGACAACACAAATGATCATTACCTGGTTTTAAGCTGAGTTTGATTTCTTTATAATATTCCGTTAACTTTAACCAATTCATAGAACACATAAGATTACCTGGTGAATAACCACTGGTGCTAAGATAAATGTAACTCTATTTGTCTGAAAACCCAATGGAGAAAAGCAGATAGTTAAGCTTTCATGTCCATAAAGTACAAGATCTCTCAGTGACGACAATTTTGCTGGCAAAAGATCTCTCTCGAAATTCAGTTGCATTTCTATCTACTTCTATTTTGCTATTGGATCAATAATAGGGGTACAGAAGTACTAAATACCTTCTGCCTTAGGAGAATAATATTTGATCAGATTTCAAAGAAACGCTTTTGCTTAGACATATGtttgagttaaaaaaaaaaatcatactgCAACCTATTAGGCAGGTATCTTTGCTGCATCTAGTGACAGGCATTGTAACCCCTAGCACAGGGAGAGAAGAGTTGCCTCTTACCTGAGCATCAGATAGAGGTTTTACACTCGACATGTCATTTTTAAAGCCAACGTGCTGTTTAGGCTTCTTCCTGTCACTCTGATCCAGCAGCTTCTGCAGTTCAATTGCACGACAAAATACTGCAACACTTTTCACAATGTATAGAGGAAACAGCTGCCAGGTATTCAGGTGTTCCAGATATAGCTCAACACTTTCATTAAGTCAATAACAGCATTTTAACAAAAAAGTAATAAAACTAAGAGTCTTTTTTAGATAATAACCTTCCTTGCAGCCCAAAATTCAGCTTCTGATAGAACACCTCCAATGACAAGTTGCTTATGAAGTATCTGCAATTCACTGCCACTTTATATATTTTTGTGACCAACTAAACGAGAAGTAAATGTCATGATCAGTTGCCAACTTAACCGGGAGGGGGCAGGAGGACAAAAACAGGCAGCTTCTTGTCAAAATCAGGTAGCCTTATGAAAAAGGTTCAGAATTCAATGACTTTCTGCAACACAGAACCATGTAAAAATGAACTACATTTACCTTGCTCTGCAGTAACTTGATCCGGCGCTCCATTTCTGCTGCACTGAGTTGTTCAACAGGTGGAACAGCAGCATTTTCAGAAGCAGCTCTCCCAGCTTTTCCAGAAATTGCAATGCACCATATACAAAAGCTTGAGATATGTTATCTTGTCTAATCAGCAAATCATTGAAGTTCTAACCCAACAAGTTAAAATAGAGCGTTGGGACTTCGAAGGCACACTTATAATTTAATAATCACcaaattttattgatttttagcAGCTGGAACTAAAAAATGTCACTGAACCTTATAGAAGGCTGTAATCTGAATCAGTAATTTATAGTCACTGATGTGTGACAAagagatagtaaatacaaaactaagacttgaattgtaaatcTGATAGATGAAAAGCAAACCTCAAACTGCAAAAACTAACGCCAATTATAAGCACTAGCATTGGACATTATTCGCTGAAAATTCCTACAATATAATTTCCTCTCACGTGAAACAGCCAAGTTCAGCACCTTgccacttattttattttattttttataactatGTTGCTGGCCAACTTGCGCACACCTCGCCAATTCCACCGGGTACCTACTACCTCCACCAGCTCAGGTGGCCAATATGCTATACCTAGGGATCTCAACAAGTTATATCGCTTGCGAACCGATACGAAATGATCGTCGAcaatatatttgatacaatatagtgcacaatattgtaaaagattatAAGGATCGGACCTGCagtccagacacctgaagatgtcatgccatttaaatgcaagttataacctatatgactcatttgattaaatctatatgaagatccctgaaggatttaaaatgcctgaaccATATAGTTCAAAGTCTCGACAAATGTAATCGACCAGATTACAAAGGTCTTTgcacggtttaaagcaatctgggtgcatgtggtataatcgcctcagtgaatatttgctgaaagaaggttacataagtgatgttatttgtccatgtatttttataatgaaaatgtcatcagaatttgttatacttgttgtttatgttgatgacataaatcttgttggaactctagaagagctccaaaaaggcaactgaatatcttaagaaagagaTTGAGATAAAAGAtattggaaagacaaaactttgtctaggtctgcaaattgaatatttagcagacaTAATCTTtattcatcaatctgcctatacataaagggtcttaaaacgcttttacacgGACAAAGTACACCCACTGAGTACACCAATATTTGtttgatcacttgaagtgaataagaatCCGTTCCGACCTCCTTAAGAGGATGaagaactccttggtcctgaaataccctATCTGAGTGCAATtagtgcacttatgtatcttgctaatactacaaggcctaacataacattttctgttaatttactagcaagatatagctcttctcctacacggagacattggaacgggattaagcatatattgcgatatttaaagtgAGGTCTTAtaataaaaggagatagaacgaaacaCATTTGACCAAAATTATTcgacacacatgatcttcagaaaaaatgatgacattgatgtgcatcaaATCTGTTCAAGTAAAAATCATGTAGATTTGTTCACCAAGTCCTTGCCAATTGCAACCTTCGAGAAGAtgatatacaagattggaatgcggagacttaggtatttgaaaaaaaaaatctttattaGGGGGAGTAAAGTATGcactgtactctttttcccttgccTAGGTTTTTTCtcactgggttttcctggtaaggtttttaatgaggtagcTTGCAATGTATATAttagtgtactctttttccttgactaggatttttttcccacgGGGTTTTTTCTAATAGGTTTTTACGAGGCACATAATAATGAACATCCAAAGGGGAGTGTAATGAAAATATTATTGTAGATGTCAATTTATTACTCCGCTgaagataatcttcctgaagaagattatccatttagtactccattgaagAAGTTTATCTCCAAGAAGCTGATGCAGgtaggttgcaagcaactcaatgaaatgacttgcagcagcttcttattaaacatgcAGGTTGCGAGCAGCTCATGCAGAtagcttacaagcagctcaaAAAAAGTCTCGCagttgcttcctgaaaagcctcacAACTACTttatttcttctataaatagaggagatttcagttcatatTTACattagtttgaagttgaataatatatcaatctcttTCTATACTTGTATTCGGtttctttactttacagtttttattttataacacaaaGCCCTTTCTTGTATATCACTAAATTTTCTGAATTATgcattaattttttaaaattttcaagtcGGAAAAAACACGTGTTACTACATCAGCATTTTACGCATGCCATGTGAGCActgttttattaaaagaaaatccaaTTTATTTTGACCATATTTAAACTATAAGCAGTTAAAAAAcatttaaaactaaaaaaataaaatagaaaagaaagaaatgtaGTTAAAATCCCAATTCGTTCCAACTTCCAAGTCTCTACTTGTTAGCGCTCTGGTGCAAGTTAGAAAATGAATATAGTATATAAAGAAGAGAAAATGGTAGATTAGTTAGCTCTGTATCAGCGTGAGTGAAATCTCTACTTTTGTAAAGATCTGCACTGTGTTTACTGCTGGTTGCCCTTTTTCTTCAATAGAAATTTTATTTATCTCTGAAAACACATACTACTGGTTTTCACCTTATTCCTTTATCTGCCTTAGTTCGAAAATGAAAAATCCATGTTATTTCATGACGTGTTCCTAAATTCAAGATATTGAAACTATATCCAATTTCTTCTAAAAGCATTTAGGAGGTATGTATTTGAAATTAGTTTCGTAAGGGGGGGTCTATTGAaacaagaaaattatttcaaacaaTACAGTGGAAATAAAGAGGAGAAAATGATGgtataaaaacaaaaagaaaaaggagaactTTAAATTAAGGAGGAGAAAAGAGTAAAATCTACTTTACCCCTTAACCTTTAATGGTTGGGAAATGATACCCCTTACCTTTTGAAAGGGAAAGAGAACCCCTTGTGTAATAGCTTTTCGGTGGAACAATtgtttttgaataaaaatcttttttttaataaataatttttagaaTAATCAAGTTCTTTCATTATAGCCAAAAGCTCTACATAtaacaataattatgatttatatatttttcggctTGCCCCTTTAATCTCTTCCCGTATAGtttaagatataatgaaatgcaAAAACACCTCCCTATTGAATTTTCAAATGTGACCTTGTCAACTATAATTTCTGTTTAATAAagacaatttcaaaataaataaagttCAATAATTGCTTTAGcataacaattaaaaaaaaagaaaatacataaataaattaatattcaTAGCAATAATTCTTTCATCTAATATATATGTCAGAGAATTGACTAATTcattatatttttttctcttctaaTTAAAATGCTAAAGCATCCATAGTGGATGTGCGTTCAATATATCTTTTGAATTTTGCATACAAGATTTTTTCTTTATTGCAGAAATTTTAACAATGACTTCAATATAACctcaatataataaaaaaatatcttaAATTTTGCAAGCAAGAAAGACGAAACTCAAGTATTTGTTTGGATGAAAAATATTATACTTCGCCTTTGAAAggatagagagagagaaaaaaaaaatttactccAAAAAAGAAATTCTCACCGGAAAATAATTGCATAAGGGGGTTCCTTTTCCCATTCAAAACGTGAGGGGAGGGTATTGTTTCACATCCCTTAAAGGTTAAGGGGGTAAAGTGAATTTTACTCAGGAGAAAaagataatttgaaaaatataaatttatagtaaagatatttttgtcttgaattttttgcttctgcttcttcAAAGAAGCTAAAATTTCTGCTGCTATCCAAAAGTATTTCTTTATTTTGGCCAAACatatcaaaaaaaaatttaaattgcttttttaactaaaaaagaattttttttgacGAAACATGTTAGCTCTAAATGTATAAAACGGTGTGCTAAAAGTGTTTTTTTTGACAAATGTATAAAACGGTGTACTATTATGAAAGGGGGgataaattttcttaataaatatttGTTCTCATCTTATAACACACGTGTCTTCATCTCTTTGGTTCATTTTCCTTGTACCAAGTCAAAGAGCATTTTCCCAATCAGATCCTAGTAATATTCCCCTCCATATTTCTTTTGAAGTCTCCCAGCTGATCTTCTTCATTTGCTGGTAAAGTCCCCTGTAGAGGAGAGTTTAATATGGTGGAAATAGTACTTTGCTACTTCCTATCTTCCCTTTTGCAGCATTAAAATCAAATTGGAGAGACCAACAAAATCTTCTTTCGAGGTGAGAAATATCCCTTCTATCCATCTCTTTAAACTTCTGCTAACTGAAACTCATGACGGGAAAGAAAATATTAATGGTTCTTGAAAATTATTTTGTAATGTTTGGTTACATTCAATTGTTAAAGTGTTTTCTCCAAGAATTTCCCCCAAAAGTGTAACATGACTCGCTTAATTTCGGTTGGTTCAACTAACATTAAACAAGATTGTCaactttgagttttaaatatACCATAAGAACGTGACCGTCATATCTTATCATTTATCTTATAATACGAACTACATAGAAATTTCATGTGCAATTACTTTTATACCGAACCTAACACTAGAAAACAAtcttaaaaaaaattgattttacaATACAAAGAGCATTGTCTACACAAACATTCAATAAAAATCATTTCCTGACACTTTAACGTATGAATTATGACAACTCTCAAGAATCTGATGTTGTATTTAAAGGTAGCTTCATTGGGAGGTCTCTGCCTTGACATTGACTATTTACCTTCCGTCTAGGCAAAGTTACAATGTTAGTTTGTTACATCATATTCAAAGCCTTTCTTAAGTAATGAATCAGCATAATTCCTTAAATGCAAACTCACTCAATCATGAGAAAGGAAATAGAACTATCAAACCCGTAACAGAAGGCAAACTCCTGGCTTGGACACTGGTGAAAGTTACCATACGGTATCCAAACCCCACTAATCCCACTAATACAAATCAACAACCCCAGGAGTTTCTCCATTCCCAGAACTCGAAATCTCCATTCCCAGAACTCGAAATCGAGACTTGATAATAAGTCTTAAGAGTGGAGGGATCCCATATTGCATTTTCTTGTTTAGCGTTGTTTAGGTAGTATTTACTTAAATGAATCTCTCAGGTTTGTTTTATAGTGTTTGGAAAAAATGAATTGCAGACACCACATAAGGTGTACAACACATTCATGCAGATGATTTCGGCTTGCTATTAATGATCACCAAATACAAGATGATATCGACGTCCATAAGTCCAATGGTAACACATGTTTCAGTAAAATCAAATTTATGTACAAGATTGAATATACACAAACCAAATCCATTTAAACCAAAGAATATTGCCCAATGAACATATGTTACACACTGATCTGGTAATCAGTACTGAATCAACCAGCATGAACATGCCATATTCAATACCCCTTTATCTCTAAATAGATATCAGAATCCTTTCCAAGCAGCAAGAACTTCATTGAAGATTTCACCAATGATTTCTCGGTCTGCATACTGCAGAAAGGCATTGAAATCATCTCTTATATCGAATATTTTACCAAACCTCACAAGATACCTCATACAACAGGCCTTCAGCTTTGGTAGTTGATAAAGGGAAGCAGTTTGAAGCCTCTCAAGAACATTCTTGGCATCAATATCTTCCATTAGACTTTCATGACATGCCTCCTTTAAATCTGAAAGGTCATATTTATCAGCGGCTCGAAGCAAAGCTAGCCTATGGATTAAAAATTCTTCATTTTGTATGTTTCCATAAATGTAATTCAGAAAACATTGGCAAGCTTCTATTGACATGTCGGAGATGTTTATGGCAGATAATTCTTTCTCTTTGAGGTCATGGGAGAACATGCTTCGGAAGACAGGCGACCTTGAAGCAAGAACAGCACGATGCGCCCCAATACTTCCATCAGAAGCATTGATTATGATGTCTGTGTGAATGCTTTCGGACAACATTCGGCCAAGTGATGTCAGAGCAGTAGCATTTGATTGTTTTTCGGTTAATCCTTCAGTCCAGATTGAGCACAGCTCACCGCTCTGCAAGTTCACAAAACACAAAATGAACATGAACGAGGAGAACCATGGTAATCTTAAAACCTATTTCCACATGAGTAGAGAGGTTTCAAAATGCAACATTAGAATTTAGAAAGATCTCATCTCCTGAACAAGTTTTATCCTCACTCATAGACCAGAACATCACACTAGCCAGTGGAAGATCCAGAATTTAGGCGTTGTTAATTCTGAATTATTTCTGAGCTAACTCATTGGATCTTCTGAATCATTTCTGAGCAACTCATTGGATCCACTACTGACGTTAAGTTTGGTTGGGAAGAAATTCTAATTCGTCCAATTTAAGTGTTTTGGTAGCAAATGAATTGTTTACACTACTGTATTATGGCAAACATGCTCTTAAGTATATATGCACATAAAGAAAAGATGAGAAAACAGTACATTAGGAGCTGCAGTCTTCAGATCAAGGAATTCAACGTCAATGATGAACTTCCCAGTTAAGGGGATTTCAATTGGCCAAACAAAATCGTCGCTACTCTTGATTTGCTTGTCTATAACTTCTGCAGATTCCAAACAATCGACACAAAACAAAAATGATATGTTTAATCACCAATTCACAAATTTAGatcaaaatataaacaaaaaagaTTGATGAGTGTAAGACAATTTTACCTGGGTGAATCAAGGTCTTGCGATCTCCAGCGGACGAGATTAATCTAATTATAAAAGATGCAATTGGAGGATTGTCTCTTGTAAAATTTGATATCTCTGGGTATATTTTAATGAACAATGTCCTGTTCTTCTCCACA
Proteins encoded in this window:
- the LOC107828238 gene encoding BTB/POZ domain-containing protein At1g55760-like; this translates as MSDSAYRVDTTPRLAQWRIDNLASCTYRKSDPFKIGKWNWHLAVEKNRTLFIKIYPEISNFTRDNPPIASFIIRLISSAGDRKTLIHPEVIDKQIKSSDDFVWPIEIPLTGKFIIDVEFLDLKTAAPNSGELCSIWTEGLTEKQSNATALTSLGRMLSESIHTDIIINASDGSIGAHRAVLASRSPVFRSMFSHDLKEKELSAINISDMSIEACQCFLNYIYGNIQNEEFLIHRLALLRAADKYDLSDLKEACHESLMEDIDAKNVLERLQTASLYQLPKLKACCMRYLVRFGKIFDIRDDFNAFLQYADREIIGEIFNEVLAAWKGF